A section of the Callospermophilus lateralis isolate mCalLat2 chromosome 14, mCalLat2.hap1, whole genome shotgun sequence genome encodes:
- the Cct4 gene encoding T-complex protein 1 subunit delta, producing the protein MPENMAPRSGAPAGASGGRGKGAYQDRDKPAQIRFSNISAAKAVADAIRTSLGPKGMDKMIQDGKGDVTITNDGATILKQMQVLHPAARMLVELSKAQDIEAGDGTTSVVIIAGSLLDSCTKLLQKGIHPTIISESFQKALEKGIEVLTDMSRPVELSDRETLLNSATTSLNSKVVSQYSSLLSPMSVNAVMKVIDPATATSVDLRDIKIVKKLGGTIDDCELVEGLVLTQKVANSGINRVEKAKIGLIQFCLSAPKTDMDNQIVVSDYAQMDRVLREERAYILNLVKQIKKTGCNVLLIQKSILRDALSDLALHFLNKMKIMVIKDIEREDIEFICKTIGTKPVAHIDQFTADMLGSAELAEEINLNGSGKLLKITGCASPGKTVTIVVRGSNKLVIEEAERSIHDALCVVRCLVKKRALIAGGGAPEIELALRLTEYSRTMSGMESYCVRAFADAMEVIPSTLAENAGLNPISTVTELRNRHAQGEKTTGINVRKGGISNILEEMVVQPLLVSVSALTLATETVRSILKIDDVVNTR; encoded by the exons ATGCCAGAGAATATGGCACCCCGAAGCGGGGCGCCCGCTGGGGCTTCTGGCGGCCGTGGAAAAGGCGCCTATCAGGACCGCGATAAGCCGGCCCAGATCCGCTTCAGCAATATTTCCGCGGCCAAAG CGGTTGCTGATGCTATTAGAACAAGCCTTGGACCAAAAGGAATGGATAAAATG atTCAAGATGGAAAAGGTGATGTGACCATTACAAATGATGGGGCCACCATTTTGAAACAGATGCAAGTGTTGCATCCAGCAGCCAGAATG CTTGTGGAGCTATCTAAAGCTCAAGATATAGAAGCAGGAGATGGCACCACATCAGTGGTCATCATTGCTGGCTCTCTCTTAGATTCCTGTACCAAGCTTCTTCAGAAAG GGATTCATCCAACCATCATTTCCGAGTCATTCCAGAAAGCTTTGGAAAAGGGTATTGAAGTTTTGACTGACATGTCTCGACCTGTGGAACTAAGTGACAGAGAAACTTTGTTGAATAGTGCAACCACTTCATTGAATTCAAAG GTTGTCTCTCAGTATTCAAGTCTGCTTTCTCCAATGAGTGTAAATGCAGTGATGAAAGTGATTGATCCAGCCACGGCTACTAGTGTAGACCTAAGAGATATTAAAATAGTTAAGAAGCTTGG tggAACAATTGATGACTGTGAATTGGTGGAAGGACTAGTTCTCACCCAAAAAGTGGCAAATTCGGGCATAAACAGAGTCGAAAAAGCCAAAATTGGGCTTATTCAATTTTGCTTATCTGCTCCCAAAACTGAT aTGGATAATCAAATAGTAGTTTCCGACTATGCCCAGATGGACCGAGTACTTCGAGAAGAGAGagcttatattttaaatttagtgaagcaaattaaaaaaacaggATGTAATGTCCTTCTGATACAGAAGTCTATCCTAAG agatgCTCTTAGTGATCTTGCGTTACATTTTCTGAATAAGATGAAGATTATGGTGATTAAGGATATTGAAAGAGAAGACATTGAATTCATTTGTAAG ACAATTGGAACCAAACCAGTTGCTCATATTGACCAATTCACTGCTGACATGCTGGGTTCTGCTGAATTAGCTGAAGAGATCAATTTAAATGGTTCGGGCAAACTGCTCAAG ATTACAGGCTGTGCAAGCCCTGGAAAAACTGTTACAATTGTTGTTCGTGGTTCTAATAAACTGGTGATTGAAGAAGCTGAGCGCTCCATTCATGATGCCCTGTGTGTTGTTCGATGCTTAGTGAAGAAGAG GGCGCTTATTGCAGGAGGTGGTGCTCCAGAAATAGAGTTGGCCCTACGATTGACTGAATATTCACGAACAATGAGTGGCATGGAATCCTATTGTGTTCGTGCTTTCGCAGATGCTATGGAGGTCATTCCATCTACACTAGCTGAAAATGCTGGCCTGAAtcccatttctacagtaacagaactAAGAAATCGGCATGCCCAAGGAGAAAAAACTACAGGCATTAATGTTCGAAAG GGTGGTATTTCTAACATTTTGGAAGAAATGGTTGTACAGCCCCTGTTGGTTTCAGTCAGTGCTCTGACTCTAGCAACTGAAACTGTCCGGAGCATTCTGAAAATTGATGACGTG gtgAACACTCGGTAA